One stretch of Streptomyces sp. NBC_01363 DNA includes these proteins:
- a CDS encoding acyl-CoA dehydrogenase — MGIGITEEHRELAQAVRGWLARSVPPQEIRKLLDADAPDAPGVRPGYWDGLAEQGLLSIHLPEAYGGGGGRLLDLAVVLEEAGRAALPGPYLSSSLASAVLREAGPHDLVRGLADGARIGAVALGPGTLTAVEHGDGHLLDGTAPPVLSGADADLLLLPAESATGTLWFAVDSATEGLTARPHRGADPTRTTAAIHAEGVLVPAARLVRTDTTRVRDLAAVLLAAEACGTAARALHTAAEHAKVREQFGRPIGQFQGVKHLCADMLVRVERARALVWDAARAADEEADPDVRSMVAALAASDAMDAAYGCAKDCVQILGGIGFTWEHDAHLYLRRALVARQLLGTGDTHRLRAVRLAEGGARRELALELPAGAAAHRAAARESVAAARGLDPKAARRALAPTGYAAPHLPAPYGLDAGPVQQLAIQRELAEQGVRLSDLGIATWVVPSLIAHGTAEQQDRYLLPTLRGELLWCQLFSEPGAGSDLASLRTRAERTEEGWRINGQKVWTSAAQWADHGILLARTDPDAPKHQGIGYFLVDMKNTPGIDIRPLKEITGDSLFNEVYFDDVLLPADAVVGEPDGGWRVARNTLGNERVHMADQMTFDTGLEALIARSGELDGACRARIGALAAEAHALGCIGLRTTMRQVSGLEPGAGASVRKLVQTTHQQKVAELALELLGPAGAAGEGPGERVLHGFLMSRCLTIAGGTTQVQLNVVAERILGLPRD, encoded by the coding sequence ATGGGCATCGGAATCACCGAAGAACACCGGGAGTTGGCGCAGGCCGTGCGAGGCTGGCTGGCGCGCTCCGTCCCACCGCAGGAGATCCGCAAACTGCTCGACGCGGATGCCCCGGATGCCCCCGGCGTGCGCCCCGGGTACTGGGACGGGCTCGCGGAACAGGGCCTGCTCTCCATCCATCTGCCCGAGGCATACGGGGGTGGGGGCGGCCGGCTCCTCGACCTGGCCGTGGTCCTCGAAGAAGCGGGCCGGGCCGCGCTCCCCGGCCCGTACCTGTCGAGCTCCCTCGCCTCCGCCGTACTGCGCGAGGCAGGGCCGCACGACCTGGTGCGCGGGCTCGCGGACGGTGCGCGCATCGGCGCCGTCGCCCTCGGCCCCGGCACCCTCACCGCCGTCGAACACGGGGACGGCCATCTGCTCGACGGCACGGCACCGCCCGTCCTCTCCGGCGCCGATGCCGACCTGCTCCTCCTCCCCGCCGAATCGGCCACCGGCACCCTCTGGTTCGCCGTCGACTCCGCCACCGAAGGGCTGACCGCCCGCCCGCACCGGGGTGCCGACCCGACCCGGACCACCGCCGCGATCCACGCCGAGGGGGTGCTCGTACCCGCCGCCCGCCTCGTGCGGACCGACACCACGCGCGTCCGCGACCTCGCCGCCGTGCTCCTCGCCGCGGAAGCCTGCGGAACCGCGGCCAGGGCGCTGCACACCGCGGCCGAACACGCCAAGGTCCGCGAGCAGTTCGGCCGCCCCATCGGGCAGTTCCAGGGCGTCAAGCACCTCTGCGCCGACATGCTCGTACGGGTCGAGCGGGCCCGTGCGCTGGTGTGGGACGCGGCCCGCGCCGCCGACGAGGAGGCGGACCCGGACGTACGGTCCATGGTCGCCGCCCTCGCGGCGTCGGACGCGATGGACGCCGCGTACGGCTGCGCCAAGGACTGCGTCCAGATCCTCGGCGGCATCGGCTTCACCTGGGAGCACGACGCCCATCTGTATCTGCGCCGGGCCCTGGTGGCACGGCAGTTGCTGGGGACCGGCGACACCCACCGGCTGCGGGCCGTCCGGCTGGCCGAGGGCGGGGCGCGCCGCGAACTCGCCCTCGAACTCCCCGCCGGGGCCGCCGCCCACCGGGCCGCCGCGCGCGAGTCCGTCGCCGCCGCCCGCGGCCTCGACCCGAAGGCCGCCCGCCGCGCCCTCGCCCCGACCGGCTACGCCGCCCCGCACCTCCCCGCCCCCTACGGCCTGGACGCCGGCCCCGTCCAACAACTGGCCATACAACGGGAGTTGGCGGAACAAGGGGTGAGGCTGAGCGACCTAGGGATCGCCACCTGGGTGGTGCCCTCGCTCATCGCCCATGGGACGGCCGAGCAGCAGGACCGCTATCTGCTGCCCACCCTGCGCGGCGAACTCCTGTGGTGCCAGCTGTTCTCGGAGCCCGGCGCGGGATCCGACCTCGCCTCGCTCCGCACGAGGGCGGAGCGGACCGAGGAGGGCTGGCGGATCAACGGACAGAAGGTGTGGACGAGCGCCGCCCAATGGGCCGACCACGGGATCCTGCTCGCCCGGACCGACCCGGACGCCCCCAAGCACCAGGGGATCGGCTACTTCCTCGTCGACATGAAGAACACCCCGGGCATCGACATCCGGCCGCTGAAGGAGATCACCGGCGACTCCCTCTTCAACGAGGTGTACTTCGACGACGTCCTGCTGCCCGCCGACGCCGTCGTGGGCGAGCCCGACGGCGGCTGGCGGGTCGCCCGCAACACCCTGGGCAACGAACGCGTCCACATGGCCGACCAGATGACCTTCGACACCGGCCTGGAGGCACTGATCGCCCGCTCCGGCGAACTCGACGGCGCCTGCCGGGCCCGCATCGGAGCACTCGCCGCCGAGGCCCACGCGCTCGGCTGCATAGGACTGCGGACCACGATGCGACAGGTCTCCGGGCTCGAACCCGGCGCGGGAGCCTCCGTCCGCAAGCTCGTCCAGACCACCCACCAGCAGAAGGTCGCCGAACTCGCCCTCGAACTCCTCGGCCCGGCGGGCGCGGCAGGCGAGGGGCCGGGGGAGCGGGTCCTGCACGGCTTCCTGATGTCCCGCTGCCTGACCATCGCGGGCGGCACCACCCAGGTTCAGCTCAATGTCGTCGCCGAGCGCATCCTCGGCCTCCCGCGCGATTGA
- a CDS encoding lipid-transfer protein, translated as MKAYVVGVGMTKFEKPETRDWQYWDMAKEAGSAALADASLAYEQIQQAVVGYCFQASTAGQRAVYGLGLTGVPVYNVNNNCATGSTALMMARQFVEGGGSDCVLALGFEKMTRGALGGGGADGGAADFRTSPVARHYGVMAAAHGFEMSPPTAQIFGNAAREHMARYGTTEAQLAAVGAKNHRHSVNNPYAQFQDPYTVEEILAAKTIHSPLTKLQCSPTSDGAAAAVVVSERFVESHGLGDRAVEIVAQAMTTDTGESFASGTCIDAVGLPMSRAAARQVYEASGLSAADLDVIELHDCFSINELLTYEALGLCGEGESGKLVESGATTYGGRWVVNPSGGLISKGHPLGATGIAQAAELTWQLRGEAGNRQVKDARVGLAHNIGLGGAAVVTLLRR; from the coding sequence ATGAAGGCGTACGTCGTCGGTGTCGGAATGACGAAGTTCGAGAAGCCCGAGACGCGCGACTGGCAGTACTGGGACATGGCGAAGGAGGCCGGGTCGGCGGCGCTCGCCGATGCCTCCCTCGCGTACGAGCAGATCCAGCAGGCCGTCGTCGGCTACTGCTTCCAGGCCTCCACCGCCGGTCAGCGCGCCGTGTACGGCCTCGGCCTGACCGGGGTCCCCGTCTACAACGTCAACAACAACTGCGCCACCGGCTCCACCGCCCTGATGATGGCCCGGCAGTTCGTCGAGGGCGGCGGCAGCGACTGCGTCCTCGCGCTCGGCTTCGAGAAGATGACGCGCGGCGCACTCGGCGGCGGTGGCGCGGACGGCGGTGCCGCCGACTTCAGGACATCTCCCGTGGCCCGGCACTACGGAGTCATGGCCGCCGCCCACGGCTTCGAGATGAGCCCGCCCACCGCCCAGATATTCGGCAACGCGGCCCGCGAGCACATGGCGCGGTACGGGACGACCGAGGCACAGCTCGCCGCCGTCGGCGCCAAGAACCACCGGCACTCGGTGAACAATCCGTACGCCCAGTTCCAGGACCCGTACACGGTCGAGGAGATCCTCGCCGCGAAGACCATCCACAGCCCGCTGACCAAGCTCCAGTGCTCACCCACCTCCGACGGCGCGGCCGCCGCCGTCGTCGTGTCGGAACGCTTCGTCGAGAGCCACGGTCTGGGCGACCGGGCGGTGGAGATCGTCGCCCAGGCCATGACCACCGACACCGGCGAGTCCTTCGCCTCGGGGACCTGCATCGACGCGGTGGGGCTGCCGATGTCGCGGGCCGCCGCCCGGCAGGTCTACGAGGCGTCGGGGCTCTCGGCCGCCGACCTGGACGTCATCGAACTGCACGACTGCTTCTCCATCAACGAGCTCCTCACCTACGAGGCGCTCGGGCTGTGCGGCGAGGGCGAGTCCGGAAAGCTCGTCGAGTCCGGCGCCACCACGTACGGCGGCCGCTGGGTGGTCAACCCGTCCGGCGGGCTGATCTCCAAGGGGCACCCGCTCGGCGCCACCGGAATCGCCCAGGCCGCCGAACTGACCTGGCAGCTCCGGGGCGAGGCGGGGAACCGGCAGGTGAAGGACGCCCGGGTCGGCCTGGCCCACAACATCGGGCTCGGCGGAGCGGCGGTGGTGACGCTGCTGCGGCGGTAG
- a CDS encoding MFS transporter, which produces MVDVRTPVPPRERTSTHTWAAVLAACVGQFLVVLDVSVVNVALPSMRSDLRMSSAGLQWVLNAYSIAFAGFMLLGGRAADIYGRKRMFLIGLGLFTAASLAGGLAQDGWHLLAARAAQGLGAAVLAPATLTLLTTAVPEGPDRTKAIGTWMAVGAGGGAAGGLIGGVLTDLFSWRWVLLINVPVGVLVLAGAAVRLAEGRAGDRRRIDLLGAVLVTVGLACVAYGIVQTEESGWTATATLAPLLGGVALLGVFVAVEARTAEPLMPLRVLGTRAVTSANAAMLVIGSATFSMWYFMTVYAQAVLGYTPLEAGLALMPTSLAVVLGSKCAPRAMAVTGAKNLALIGTAIAAAGFGWQSTMGPDGSYLTSVCLPGVLMMAGTGLAATPLASLAISGAAPGESGLVSGLVNTSRTMGGALGLAVLSTVAAARTAGGTGPEELTAGFALAFRTAGTVLLGGLLLMALWLPRHRSDRR; this is translated from the coding sequence ATGGTTGACGTCAGGACGCCCGTGCCGCCGCGAGAGCGGACCAGTACCCACACCTGGGCGGCGGTGCTCGCCGCCTGCGTCGGTCAGTTCCTCGTCGTGCTCGACGTGTCCGTCGTCAACGTCGCCCTGCCGTCCATGCGTTCCGACCTCCGGATGAGCTCCGCCGGACTCCAGTGGGTGCTCAACGCCTACTCGATCGCGTTCGCCGGATTCATGCTCCTCGGCGGGCGCGCGGCGGACATCTACGGCCGCAAGCGGATGTTCCTCATAGGCCTCGGCCTGTTCACCGCCGCCTCCCTGGCCGGTGGGCTCGCCCAGGACGGCTGGCACCTGCTCGCCGCCCGCGCCGCGCAGGGGCTCGGCGCCGCCGTGCTCGCCCCCGCCACCCTGACCCTGCTCACCACCGCCGTCCCCGAGGGCCCGGACAGGACGAAGGCGATAGGCACCTGGATGGCCGTCGGCGCGGGCGGCGGCGCGGCCGGCGGGCTGATCGGCGGGGTGCTCACCGATCTGTTCTCCTGGCGCTGGGTGCTGCTGATCAATGTGCCGGTCGGGGTCCTCGTCCTGGCCGGCGCCGCCGTCCGGCTCGCGGAGGGCCGGGCCGGTGACCGGCGGCGGATCGACCTGCTGGGCGCGGTACTCGTCACGGTGGGCCTCGCCTGTGTCGCGTACGGCATCGTGCAGACCGAGGAGTCGGGGTGGACCGCGACGGCGACCCTGGCGCCGCTGCTCGGCGGGGTGGCCCTGCTGGGCGTCTTCGTGGCGGTGGAGGCCCGGACGGCGGAGCCGCTGATGCCGCTCCGGGTGCTCGGGACACGGGCGGTGACGTCGGCCAACGCGGCGATGCTCGTGATCGGCTCGGCGACGTTCTCGATGTGGTACTTCATGACCGTGTACGCCCAGGCCGTGCTGGGTTACACCCCGCTGGAGGCCGGACTCGCCCTGATGCCCACGTCGTTGGCCGTCGTCCTCGGCTCGAAGTGCGCGCCCCGGGCGATGGCCGTGACCGGCGCGAAGAACCTGGCGCTCATCGGTACGGCCATCGCCGCCGCGGGCTTCGGCTGGCAGTCCACGATGGGACCCGACGGTTCGTACCTCACCTCGGTCTGCCTGCCCGGCGTCCTGATGATGGCCGGTACGGGCCTGGCGGCCACTCCGCTCGCCTCGCTGGCCATCAGCGGCGCGGCCCCCGGCGAATCCGGTCTGGTCTCCGGCCTCGTCAACACCTCCCGCACGATGGGCGGTGCGCTCGGTCTCGCCGTGCTCTCCACCGTCGCGGCGGCCCGCACCGCGGGCGGCACCGGACCGGAGGAGCTCACGGCCGGCTTCGCACTCGCCTTCCGGACGGCCGGCACGGTACTGCTGGGCGGACTGCTGCTGATGGCGCTCTGGCTGCCCCGCCACCGGTCGGACCGGCGCTGA
- a CDS encoding response regulator transcription factor — MPQDHRPTKSVRVLLAEDQGMMRGALALLLGLEPDIEVVAQVAAGDEIVDAALASRPDVALLDIELPGRSGLDAAADLREEVPDCRVLILTTFGRPGYLRRAMEAGAAGFLVKDGPVEELATAIRRVLGGETVIDPALAAAALSAGPSPLTARERDALNASVDGATVADIAAKLHLSESTVRNYLSSAIGKTGTRNRMEAVRAARQQGWL; from the coding sequence ATGCCGCAGGATCATCGTCCGACCAAGTCCGTACGGGTCCTGCTCGCCGAGGACCAGGGCATGATGCGCGGTGCGCTGGCCCTGCTGCTCGGTCTCGAGCCGGACATCGAGGTCGTGGCGCAGGTGGCCGCCGGGGACGAGATCGTGGACGCCGCGCTGGCGTCCCGCCCCGATGTGGCGCTCCTGGACATCGAACTCCCGGGCCGCAGCGGGCTGGACGCCGCCGCCGATCTGCGCGAGGAGGTGCCGGACTGCCGGGTGCTGATCCTCACCACGTTCGGCCGCCCCGGCTATCTGCGCCGGGCGATGGAGGCCGGGGCGGCGGGGTTCCTGGTCAAGGACGGTCCCGTCGAGGAGCTCGCCACCGCGATCCGCCGGGTGCTCGGGGGCGAGACGGTGATCGACCCGGCGTTGGCCGCCGCCGCGCTCAGCGCCGGGCCGAGCCCGCTGACCGCGCGGGAACGGGACGCGCTGAACGCCTCGGTGGACGGGGCGACGGTCGCCGACATCGCGGCGAAGCTGCATCTGTCCGAGTCGACGGTGCGGAACTATCTGTCGTCGGCCATCGGCAAGACGGGCACCCGCAACCGGATGGAAGCGGTCCGGGCGGCGCGGCAACAGGGGTGGCTGTAA
- a CDS encoding sensor histidine kinase, with product MPRNRTGTRADGRPGPWRRRRRGGEERRPGPPGPYTLLPWLLMGMGSFSNLFQGEAPNPWLGGLGLFTFNSLYISVVFRGFVKEKRESPVSYWLLAAMAAVTLVLAIGYGGSWLLFFPLLSLACGTILRNRQLAVGVLSLAAVATSVAVWRGNGSSDPWTIGYGTFISGAVTAAILTLAETVMELRTTRQELARTAVEKERLRFSRDLHDLLGHTLSVIVVKSEAARRLAPRDMDAALTQVADIESVGRQALTEIREAVTGYREGSLATELDRARSALTAAGIEPVLRRSGPPLAPQTEALLGWVVREAVTNVVRHSAATTCSFVLEGTAERVRLTVTDDGRTPAAPPSPGIGGTGLKGLTERLAAAGGSLETSRGPEAGFVVTAELPADVPGEPDGDTGGAPLSVPCR from the coding sequence ATGCCCAGGAACCGAACGGGTACGCGTGCGGACGGGCGGCCGGGCCCGTGGAGGCGCCGGCGCAGGGGGGGCGAGGAGCGGCGCCCCGGCCCGCCGGGACCGTACACCCTGCTGCCCTGGCTGCTGATGGGCATGGGCTCCTTCTCCAATCTCTTCCAGGGCGAGGCACCCAATCCCTGGCTCGGCGGTCTCGGGCTGTTCACCTTCAACTCCCTCTACATCTCCGTGGTGTTCCGCGGCTTCGTCAAGGAGAAGCGCGAGAGCCCGGTGTCGTACTGGCTGCTCGCCGCGATGGCCGCCGTCACGCTCGTGCTCGCGATCGGCTACGGCGGGAGCTGGCTGCTGTTCTTCCCGCTGCTCTCGCTGGCCTGCGGCACCATCCTGCGCAACCGGCAGCTGGCGGTCGGCGTGCTCTCGCTCGCCGCGGTCGCCACCTCGGTGGCGGTGTGGCGCGGCAACGGCAGCTCGGACCCGTGGACGATCGGTTACGGCACCTTCATCTCGGGTGCGGTGACCGCCGCGATCCTCACCCTCGCGGAGACCGTGATGGAACTGCGCACCACCCGGCAGGAACTGGCCCGCACCGCCGTCGAGAAGGAGCGGCTGCGCTTCTCCCGCGATCTGCACGATCTGCTGGGCCACACGCTCTCCGTGATCGTGGTCAAGTCGGAGGCCGCGCGCCGGCTCGCACCGCGCGACATGGACGCGGCGCTCACCCAGGTCGCCGACATCGAGTCCGTCGGCCGTCAGGCCCTCACCGAGATCCGGGAGGCCGTCACCGGCTACCGGGAGGGAAGCCTGGCCACCGAGCTCGACCGAGCCCGGTCCGCGCTGACCGCCGCCGGGATCGAGCCGGTGCTCCGCCGCTCCGGACCACCGCTCGCCCCGCAGACGGAGGCACTGCTGGGCTGGGTGGTGCGGGAGGCCGTCACCAACGTCGTACGCCACTCCGCCGCGACGACCTGCTCGTTCGTGCTCGAAGGCACCGCCGAACGGGTCCGGCTCACGGTCACCGACGACGGCCGGACCCCGGCCGCGCCGCCCTCCCCGGGCATCGGGGGCACCGGCCTGAAGGGCCTCACCGAACGACTCGCCGCGGCCGGCGGCTCGCTGGAAACAAGCCGGGGCCCCGAGGCCGGTTTCGTGGTCACGGCGGAACTCCCGGCGGACGTGCCCGGGGAACCGGACGGTGACACGGGTGGGGCCCCGCTCTCCGTCCCGTGCCGGTGA
- a CDS encoding ABC transporter permease, translating into MFRYIVLEIRRTLRDGFFLIFGTGMPVMMYLLFTNIGGGNDVDGWKTASMVGMAAYGALGSAMSIGTGVASDKTLGWLEQLRVTPLAPSQAVVGRAISGSVTVLPTILTVLLAGGLFNGVRLDAWQWIALALLLWIGALPFTLLGLGNGYRLTPQGTGVVNVACLMGFAIVGGLWFPLELLPEWLRSIGRFTPANRFADLGWATTEGHAPGTGTIAVLCGWLLLFGTYAVISYRRSARTV; encoded by the coding sequence ATGTTCCGCTACATCGTGCTCGAAATCCGCCGGACCCTGCGCGACGGCTTCTTCCTGATCTTCGGGACCGGGATGCCGGTGATGATGTACCTGCTCTTCACCAACATCGGCGGCGGCAACGACGTCGACGGCTGGAAGACCGCCTCGATGGTCGGCATGGCCGCGTACGGGGCGCTGGGCTCCGCCATGTCGATCGGTACGGGGGTCGCCTCCGACAAGACCCTCGGTTGGCTGGAGCAGTTGCGGGTCACCCCGCTCGCCCCCTCGCAGGCGGTCGTGGGCCGCGCGATCAGCGGTTCGGTGACGGTCCTGCCGACGATCCTGACGGTGCTGCTGGCCGGCGGGCTGTTCAACGGGGTGCGGCTGGATGCCTGGCAGTGGATCGCGCTGGCGCTGCTGCTGTGGATCGGCGCGCTGCCGTTCACCCTGCTCGGCCTCGGCAACGGCTACCGGCTCACCCCGCAGGGCACCGGGGTGGTCAACGTGGCCTGTCTGATGGGCTTCGCGATCGTCGGCGGGCTGTGGTTCCCGCTGGAGCTGCTGCCCGAGTGGCTGCGCTCCATCGGCAGGTTCACCCCGGCCAACCGCTTCGCCGACCTGGGCTGGGCAACCACCGAGGGACACGCGCCCGGCACCGGCACGATCGCGGTGCTCTGCGGGTGGCTCCTGCTGTTCGGTACGTACGCCGTGATCTCGTACCGTCGGTCCGCGAGAACCGTGTGA
- a CDS encoding ABC transporter ATP-binding protein — MMQTTGSGAAVVLTGAAKTFGRAGHGVRAVDGIDLSIGRGETVALLGRNGAGKSTTIRLLLGLDQPDSGTVRVLGRSAEHAVRDGLVGAMLQDGRPIQRVTVRELIAFVASTYPKPMPVSEALSLAGVTAYANRRIDKLSGGQTQRVRFAVALAGNPELIVLDEPTAALDVEARRTFWDSMRAYARRGNTVLFSTHYLEEADENADRIVVIDRGRIVADGTGDTIRGSAGSSLVSFDLAGGPTGGLELLPGVVAVEVSGDRALLHTDDSDATVRELARLDAIRNLQVSRATLEDAFLSLTSPAAAPPVTDSEREIV, encoded by the coding sequence ATGATGCAGACAACGGGGAGCGGAGCCGCGGTGGTCCTCACCGGGGCGGCCAAGACCTTCGGCCGGGCGGGGCACGGCGTACGGGCCGTGGACGGGATCGATCTGTCCATCGGCCGCGGCGAGACCGTCGCCCTGCTCGGCCGCAACGGGGCGGGCAAGTCCACCACCATCCGGCTTCTGCTCGGCCTCGACCAGCCGGACTCCGGCACGGTGCGGGTGCTGGGGCGGAGCGCCGAGCACGCGGTGCGGGACGGACTGGTCGGCGCCATGCTCCAGGACGGGCGGCCCATCCAGCGGGTCACCGTCCGCGAGCTGATCGCCTTCGTCGCCTCCACCTATCCGAAGCCGATGCCGGTGTCCGAGGCGCTCTCCCTGGCGGGCGTGACCGCGTACGCGAACCGGCGCATCGACAAGCTCTCCGGCGGCCAGACCCAGCGCGTCCGCTTCGCCGTCGCGCTGGCCGGCAATCCGGAGCTGATCGTCCTGGACGAGCCGACCGCCGCCCTGGACGTGGAGGCGCGCCGCACGTTCTGGGACTCGATGCGGGCCTATGCCCGGCGCGGCAACACCGTCCTGTTCTCCACCCACTATCTGGAGGAGGCCGACGAGAACGCCGACCGGATCGTCGTCATCGACCGGGGCCGGATCGTCGCGGACGGCACCGGCGACACGATCCGGGGCTCGGCCGGCAGCAGTCTCGTCTCCTTCGACCTGGCGGGCGGGCCGACCGGGGGCCTGGAGCTGCTGCCCGGTGTGGTCGCCGTCGAGGTGTCCGGGGACCGGGCGCTGCTGCACACCGACGACTCGGACGCCACCGTCAGGGAGCTGGCCCGCCTCGACGCGATCCGGAACCTCCAGGTCTCCCGGGCCACGCTGGAGGACGCGTTCCTCTCCCTCACGTCACCGGCCGCCGCTCCGCCCGTAACCGATTCCGAGAGGGAGATCGTCTGA
- a CDS encoding MaoC/PaaZ C-terminal domain-containing protein, translating to MPIDAEKALAAEPRSTRIGWDHKDVQLYHLGIGAGSDPGRADPAVDPHELRYTLESRLHVLPSFATVAGAGMGVVGGLSSPGVDIDLAAVLHGGQSVRVHRPIPVRGSAVQTSKVAAVYDKGKAAVLVLRTEAADEEGPLWTNDAQIYVRGEGGFGGERGPSGRAAYPVIAPNHVVERPVRPDQALLYRLSGDWNPLHADPEFAARAGFDRPILHGLCTYGITLKAVTDTVLGGDVTRVRSYRTRFAGIVFPGETLRIEMWTAEDQVRVEVRAVERDNAMVLGDTFVEHS from the coding sequence ATGCCCATTGATGCCGAAAAGGCTCTCGCCGCCGAACCCCGCTCCACCCGGATCGGCTGGGACCACAAGGATGTCCAGCTCTACCACCTCGGGATCGGCGCCGGCTCCGACCCCGGCCGTGCCGACCCCGCCGTCGACCCCCACGAGCTGCGCTACACACTGGAGTCCCGGCTCCATGTGCTGCCCTCCTTCGCCACCGTGGCGGGCGCGGGCATGGGGGTCGTCGGCGGACTCTCCTCGCCCGGCGTCGACATCGACCTCGCCGCCGTCCTGCACGGCGGGCAGAGCGTACGGGTGCACCGGCCGATCCCGGTGCGGGGCAGCGCCGTACAGACCTCGAAGGTCGCCGCGGTGTACGACAAGGGCAAGGCGGCCGTGCTGGTGCTGCGCACCGAGGCCGCCGACGAAGAGGGCCCGCTGTGGACCAACGACGCCCAGATCTACGTCCGGGGCGAGGGCGGCTTCGGCGGTGAACGCGGCCCGTCCGGGCGGGCCGCCTATCCCGTGATCGCCCCGAACCACGTCGTGGAGCGGCCGGTCCGGCCGGACCAGGCGCTGCTGTACCGCCTCTCCGGGGACTGGAACCCGCTGCACGCCGACCCGGAGTTCGCCGCACGCGCCGGCTTCGACCGGCCGATCCTGCACGGACTGTGCACCTACGGCATCACGCTCAAGGCCGTCACCGACACGGTCCTCGGCGGCGATGTGACCCGTGTCCGCTCCTACCGCACCCGGTTCGCCGGGATCGTCTTCCCCGGCGAGACCCTCCGCATCGAGATGTGGACCGCCGAGGACCAGGTGCGGGTCGAGGTGAGAGCCGTGGAGCGGGACAACGCCATGGTCCTCGGCGACACCTTCGTCGAGCACTCCTGA
- a CDS encoding Zn-dependent alcohol dehydrogenase, whose protein sequence is MRAAVLHEIGQDKLEVLDDVEAVGFGPGKVRLRIRATGLCHSDVSAMSGVLPQPAPFIPGHEGAGEVLDVGDGVTGLSAGDRVLVCWLPACGACPSCKRGQTQLCLAGFMNAGTPNFKRPGGDVFGFAGTGTFTEEVVVGAGCAVPIPDDVPFEIAALIGCGVTTGLGAAINTAQVEAGSSVAVIGCGGVGISTIQGARVQGAAQIVAVDPVASRREAALRFGATEAVSPDEFADAKQRITAGEGFDYVFEVVGKSATARTAYDHTRRGGTLCIVGAGAMDDNFQVNMFELFFDEKRILPSMYGGGDVLRSYERAIALWRAGRIDLESMITHRVRLDGINDALDQMRTGESLRTCVEL, encoded by the coding sequence ATGCGCGCAGCCGTACTGCACGAGATAGGCCAGGACAAACTGGAAGTCCTCGACGACGTCGAGGCGGTGGGCTTCGGCCCCGGCAAGGTCAGGCTCCGCATCAGGGCCACCGGACTGTGCCACTCCGATGTCTCCGCGATGAGCGGGGTGCTGCCGCAGCCCGCCCCGTTCATCCCGGGCCACGAGGGCGCCGGCGAGGTCCTGGACGTCGGCGACGGCGTCACCGGGCTGAGCGCGGGGGACCGGGTACTGGTCTGCTGGCTGCCCGCCTGCGGGGCGTGTCCGTCCTGCAAGCGCGGCCAGACCCAGCTCTGCCTGGCCGGTTTCATGAACGCGGGCACCCCCAACTTCAAGCGCCCCGGCGGCGATGTATTCGGCTTCGCGGGCACCGGCACCTTCACCGAGGAGGTCGTCGTCGGCGCGGGCTGCGCGGTGCCGATCCCCGACGACGTGCCGTTCGAGATCGCCGCGCTGATCGGCTGCGGGGTGACCACCGGACTCGGCGCGGCCATCAACACCGCACAGGTGGAGGCCGGTTCATCGGTCGCCGTGATCGGCTGCGGCGGCGTCGGCATCTCCACCATCCAGGGTGCCAGGGTGCAGGGCGCCGCCCAGATCGTGGCCGTGGACCCGGTCGCCTCCCGGCGCGAGGCGGCGCTGCGGTTCGGCGCGACCGAGGCGGTCTCGCCCGACGAGTTCGCCGACGCCAAGCAGCGGATCACCGCGGGCGAGGGCTTCGACTACGTCTTCGAGGTCGTCGGCAAATCGGCCACCGCGCGCACCGCGTACGACCACACCCGGCGCGGCGGCACCCTGTGCATCGTCGGCGCGGGCGCGATGGACGACAACTTCCAGGTCAACATGTTCGAGCTGTTCTTCGACGAGAAGCGGATCCTGCCCTCCATGTACGGGGGCGGCGATGTGCTCCGCTCGTACGAACGGGCCATCGCGCTCTGGCGGGCCGGGCGGATCGACCTCGAATCGATGATCACCCACCGGGTGCGGCTCGACGGGATCAACGACGCACTCGACCAGATGCGGACCGGCGAGTCGCTGCGCACCTGCGTCGAGCTCTGA